The following are from one region of the Natrinema sp. HArc-T2 genome:
- a CDS encoding nucleoside phosphorylase: protein MARDSEDPNADVQYHLEVGSDDVADTVLLPGNPERLEKIVTLWDDHEIRAHHREYRTATGVYEETPISVTSTGIGSPSAAIAVEELARVGVETFIRVGSCGAIQPEMAVGDLVITTGAVRQEGTSDEYVREDYPATADYEVVSALVAAAERLGYDYHTGVTMSADSFYAGQGRPGFDGFEAAGADELVDDLKAANVKNIEMEASAILTLANLYGLRAGAICTVYANRETGEFRTEGEARAAETATLATYLLAKMDVVKREAGVDRWHAGLSLE from the coding sequence ATGGCTCGCGACAGCGAAGATCCGAACGCCGACGTCCAGTATCATCTCGAGGTCGGCTCCGACGACGTGGCAGACACTGTTCTGTTGCCAGGCAATCCCGAACGACTCGAGAAAATCGTCACGCTCTGGGACGACCACGAGATTCGGGCCCACCACCGCGAGTATCGGACGGCGACAGGGGTCTACGAGGAAACACCGATTTCGGTCACTTCGACTGGCATCGGCAGTCCCTCTGCTGCGATCGCCGTCGAGGAACTGGCACGCGTCGGCGTCGAGACGTTCATCCGGGTCGGCTCGTGTGGGGCGATCCAGCCGGAGATGGCCGTCGGCGATCTGGTGATCACGACCGGTGCGGTCCGTCAGGAAGGAACCAGCGACGAGTACGTCCGCGAGGACTACCCGGCGACTGCGGATTACGAGGTCGTTTCCGCGCTGGTCGCCGCCGCCGAACGGCTCGGCTACGATTACCACACCGGTGTCACGATGAGCGCGGATTCGTTCTACGCCGGGCAGGGCCGGCCCGGCTTCGATGGCTTCGAGGCTGCCGGTGCCGACGAGCTGGTCGACGACCTCAAAGCGGCGAACGTCAAAAACATCGAGATGGAAGCCAGCGCCATCCTCACGCTCGCGAACCTCTATGGCCTTCGTGCAGGGGCGATCTGTACCGTCTACGCCAACCGCGAAACCGGCGAGTTCAGAACCGAAGGAGAGGCTCGAGCTGCCGAAACTGCCACGCTTGCGACCTATCTCTTAGCGAAGATGGACGTCGTCAAGCGCGAGGCCGGCGTCGACCGCTGGCACGCCGGCCTCTCGCTCGAGTAG
- a CDS encoding DUF488 domain-containing protein — translation MSREPLTDTYVAAIQHDLVELPPDTTRVGVVRRPTGWFHAAVDENQPELGPPTDLLEAFHNAEEDMKIQGLCEEGAHNAAWDQVGFGKAYREYLERSSDAKAALSELEDRLESGESLALVCYENTEKKRCHRTILRERLEETIP, via the coding sequence ATGTCACGGGAACCTCTCACAGACACGTACGTCGCCGCCATCCAGCACGATTTGGTCGAGCTACCACCAGACACGACCCGCGTCGGCGTCGTTCGGCGACCGACCGGCTGGTTTCACGCAGCCGTCGACGAGAACCAGCCCGAGCTTGGCCCGCCAACGGACTTGCTCGAGGCGTTTCACAACGCCGAGGAGGATATGAAGATACAGGGCCTCTGTGAGGAAGGTGCCCACAACGCCGCGTGGGATCAGGTCGGGTTCGGTAAGGCATACCGGGAGTATCTCGAGAGATCGAGCGACGCGAAAGCGGCGCTTTCGGAGCTCGAAGACCGGCTAGAATCGGGCGAATCGCTGGCGCTGGTTTGCTATGAAAACACTGAGAAAAAGCGGTGTCACCGGACGATTCTCAGAGAGCGACTTGAGGAAACGATCCCGTAA
- the cdd gene encoding cytidine deaminase yields MDDLIEAARDVQDRAHVPYSEYRVGAALETEDGDVFVGCNLENANFSNSLHAEEVAIAEAVKQGHREFARLAVSSDRRDGVTPCGMCRQTLTEFCDDDLEVLCDDGEGDVTEYTLGELLPNTITQETLE; encoded by the coding sequence ATGGATGACCTGATCGAGGCCGCTCGCGACGTCCAAGACCGCGCGCACGTCCCCTACTCCGAGTACCGGGTCGGTGCCGCCCTCGAGACCGAAGACGGCGACGTTTTCGTCGGCTGCAACCTCGAGAACGCCAACTTCAGCAACAGCCTTCACGCCGAGGAGGTCGCGATCGCCGAAGCAGTCAAGCAGGGCCATCGGGAGTTCGCACGACTTGCGGTGAGTTCGGATCGCCGCGATGGTGTCACCCCCTGTGGGATGTGTCGCCAGACGCTCACCGAGTTCTGTGACGACGACCTGGAGGTGCTCTGTGACGACGGCGAGGGCGATGTGACCGAGTACACGCTCGGCGAACTGCTGCCGAATACGATCACACAGGAGACACTCGAGTAA